From the genome of Geothrix sp. 21YS21S-4, one region includes:
- a CDS encoding Glu/Leu/Phe/Val dehydrogenase, which produces MSTAQPNAFEAMQARLRVASQLYGLDDALFKVFMAPSRSMIVSLPVLMDNGQWEVFTGYRVQHNVARGPAKGGIRYDLNVTLDEVKALSAWMTWKTAVVDVPFGGGKGGIVCDPTRLSLGEKERLTRRYIAEIMDIIGPDRDVPAPDMGTDAQTMAWVLDTYSMHVRRTENAVVTGKPLGLGGSLGRTEATGRGILITAREAMQRLGKPLAGATVAVQGFGNVGSQAARLLHEAGARVVAVSDINGAVKNDRGLDIHALLRYAMEARTVAGFKGAEPMDASSLLTHPVDILVPAASENQITEANAAQVRAKVIVEGANGPTTPEADPILLEHGVLVVPDILANAGGVTVSYFEWVQNRQGFYWREREVNERLVDYMTHAFQATFATTDKYQTNPRIGAYILALDRVAQAMKYRGFYA; this is translated from the coding sequence ATGTCCACCGCCCAGCCCAACGCTTTCGAGGCCATGCAGGCCCGCCTGCGGGTCGCTTCCCAGCTCTACGGGCTGGACGACGCGCTCTTCAAGGTGTTCATGGCCCCCAGCCGCTCGATGATCGTGAGCCTGCCGGTGCTCATGGACAACGGGCAGTGGGAGGTGTTCACCGGCTACCGCGTGCAGCACAACGTGGCCCGGGGCCCCGCCAAGGGCGGCATCCGCTACGACCTCAACGTCACCCTCGACGAGGTCAAGGCCCTCAGCGCGTGGATGACCTGGAAGACCGCCGTGGTGGACGTCCCCTTCGGCGGCGGCAAGGGCGGGATCGTCTGCGATCCCACGCGCCTCAGCCTCGGCGAGAAGGAGCGGCTCACCCGCCGCTACATCGCCGAGATCATGGACATCATCGGCCCCGACCGCGATGTGCCGGCGCCGGACATGGGCACCGACGCGCAGACCATGGCCTGGGTGCTCGACACCTATTCCATGCACGTCCGCCGCACGGAGAACGCGGTGGTCACGGGCAAGCCCCTGGGCTTGGGCGGCAGCCTGGGACGCACGGAAGCCACGGGCCGCGGGATCCTCATCACCGCCCGCGAGGCCATGCAGCGGCTAGGCAAGCCCCTCGCCGGCGCCACGGTGGCCGTGCAGGGCTTCGGGAACGTCGGCAGCCAGGCCGCGCGCCTCCTGCACGAGGCCGGCGCCCGCGTGGTGGCCGTCAGCGACATCAACGGCGCCGTCAAGAACGACCGCGGCCTGGACATCCACGCCCTCCTCCGGTACGCGATGGAAGCGCGCACCGTGGCCGGGTTCAAGGGCGCGGAGCCCATGGACGCCTCCAGCCTCCTCACCCATCCGGTGGACATCCTCGTGCCCGCCGCCTCCGAGAACCAGATCACCGAAGCCAATGCCGCCCAGGTGCGGGCCAAGGTCATCGTCGAAGGCGCCAACGGCCCCACCACGCCCGAGGCCGATCCCATCCTGCTGGAGCACGGCGTCCTGGTGGTGCCGGACATCCTGGCCAACGCGGGCGGCGTCACCGTCAGCTACTTCGAGTGGGTGCAGAACCGCCAGGGCTTCTACTGGCGCGAGCGCGAAGTGAACGAGCGGCTGGTGGACTACATGACCCACGCGTTCCAGGCCACCTTCGCCACCACCGACAAGTACCAGACCAACCCCCGCATCGGCGCCTACATCCTCGCGCTCGACCGCGTGGCCCAGGCCATGAAGTACCGCGGGTTCTACGCCTAG
- the rsfS gene encoding ribosome silencing factor: MTLDSRLATVVEAARSKKAFRIRLLDVRDIASFTDVFAFMSGGSDRQNRAIAEAVEDALKLTGERPISREGETNGNWVLLDYGNLVVHVMDEETRRHYNLEGLWSAGRDLELPAETHPASDARP, from the coding sequence ATGACCCTTGATTCCCGGCTCGCGACCGTCGTCGAGGCCGCCCGGTCCAAGAAAGCCTTCCGCATCCGCCTCCTGGACGTGAGGGACATCGCCAGCTTCACCGACGTCTTCGCCTTCATGAGCGGAGGCAGCGACCGCCAGAACCGCGCCATCGCGGAGGCGGTGGAGGACGCGCTCAAACTCACGGGGGAACGCCCCATCTCCCGCGAGGGGGAGACCAACGGCAACTGGGTTCTGCTCGATTACGGCAACCTCGTCGTCCACGTCATGGACGAGGAGACCCGCCGCCATTACAACCTGGAGGGCCTCTGGAGCGCCGGCCGCGATCTGGAGCTGCCCGCCGAGACCCACCCCGCGTCCGACGCCCGCCCCTAG
- the nadD gene encoding nicotinate (nicotinamide) nucleotide adenylyltransferase — MRRIGLLGGAFNPPHEGHLKLARLALAHLGLDELRFVPTAVSPHKPDPGGPDLQARLRLLDEALRAFDPACRVETLELERGGTSYTVDTLEALTARERDAAWILVMGSDQLPGLSAWRRAERIFELASVAVALRPGADTPALPAIAGLHPVAAWSGAPGELVPLPATELDLASSDLRLRLAQDPAHDPEGIPSQVMTAIRAENLYR, encoded by the coding sequence GTGAGACGCATCGGCCTGCTCGGAGGGGCGTTCAATCCCCCGCACGAAGGCCACCTCAAGTTGGCGCGCCTGGCGCTGGCGCACCTCGGCCTCGACGAACTGCGCTTCGTGCCCACCGCCGTCAGCCCCCACAAGCCCGATCCGGGCGGCCCGGACCTCCAGGCCCGGCTGCGCCTCCTGGACGAGGCCCTGCGCGCCTTCGATCCCGCCTGCCGGGTGGAGACCCTGGAACTGGAGCGGGGCGGTACCAGCTACACCGTGGACACCCTGGAGGCCCTCACCGCCCGCGAGCGGGACGCGGCGTGGATCCTCGTGATGGGCAGCGACCAGCTGCCCGGCCTTTCCGCCTGGCGGCGGGCCGAGCGGATCTTCGAGCTGGCCTCCGTCGCCGTGGCCCTCCGCCCCGGCGCGGACACCCCCGCCCTGCCCGCGATCGCCGGACTCCATCCCGTCGCGGCGTGGTCCGGCGCCCCCGGCGAACTCGTCCCCCTTCCCGCCACGGAGCTGGACCTCGCGTCGAGCGATCTCCGCCTGCGCCTGGCGCAGGATCCCGCCCATGATCCGGAAGGCATTCCGTCCCAAGTTATGACTGCCATCCGCGCCGAAAACCTGTATCGTTAG
- the obgE gene encoding GTPase ObgE, with protein MFLDHVQLRVAAGHGGSGAMSFRREKFAPEGGPDGGDGGKGGSVFLRANRALNTLNPYRHKREFAADRGRQGEGSLRHGKDGVDILLEVPLGTLVKDGDTGEVLAELLEHGQDVCVARGGRGGLGNTHFKSSTNRTPRHHQPGEEGEARALDLELKLIADVGLVGFPNAGKSTLVSRLSAARPKIADYPFTTLEPQLGVVSLDRFGGDVLDSWVIADIPGLIEGAAGGAGLGIQFLRHVERTRVLLHLVDLSDPVTEPVDAIRIIEGEVETFSPVLAAKPRWLVGTKLDALQDDARREAFEALCAARGQKPIFISGVTGEGLRELAFGVDGLLKGGSGFAVDEEDR; from the coding sequence ATGTTCCTTGATCACGTTCAGCTCCGCGTCGCCGCCGGTCACGGCGGGTCCGGCGCCATGAGCTTCCGCCGCGAGAAGTTCGCCCCCGAGGGCGGGCCCGACGGCGGCGACGGGGGCAAGGGCGGTTCCGTGTTCCTCCGGGCCAACCGGGCGCTCAACACCCTCAACCCCTACCGCCACAAGCGCGAGTTCGCCGCCGACCGTGGGCGCCAGGGCGAAGGCTCCCTGCGCCACGGGAAGGACGGCGTGGACATCCTGCTGGAAGTCCCCCTGGGCACCCTGGTGAAGGACGGGGACACGGGCGAGGTCCTGGCGGAGCTGCTGGAGCACGGGCAGGACGTGTGCGTGGCCCGCGGCGGCCGCGGCGGTCTGGGCAACACCCACTTCAAGAGTTCCACCAACCGCACGCCCCGCCACCACCAGCCGGGCGAAGAGGGCGAGGCCCGCGCGCTCGACCTGGAGCTGAAGCTGATCGCGGACGTGGGCCTGGTGGGGTTCCCCAACGCGGGAAAGAGCACCCTGGTGAGCCGCCTGAGCGCGGCCCGGCCCAAGATCGCCGACTATCCCTTCACCACCCTGGAGCCCCAGCTCGGCGTGGTGAGCCTCGACCGCTTCGGCGGCGACGTGCTCGACAGCTGGGTCATCGCCGACATCCCCGGCCTCATCGAGGGCGCGGCGGGCGGCGCGGGCCTGGGCATCCAGTTCCTCCGCCACGTCGAGCGGACCCGGGTGCTGCTGCACCTGGTGGACCTGTCGGATCCGGTGACGGAGCCCGTCGACGCGATCCGGATCATCGAAGGCGAGGTGGAGACCTTCAGCCCCGTCCTCGCCGCCAAGCCCCGGTGGCTGGTGGGCACCAAGCTGGACGCGCTCCAGGACGACGCCCGGCGCGAGGCCTTCGAGGCCCTGTGCGCGGCGCGCGGCCAGAAGCCCATCTTCATCTCCGGCGTCACCGGCGAGGGCCTGCGCGAACTGGCCTTCGGGGTGGACGGGCTTCTCAAGGGCGGCTCCGGCTTCGCCGTCGACGAAGAGGACCGGTGA
- the rpmA gene encoding 50S ribosomal protein L27, with protein sequence MAHKKGVGSSRNGRDSHSQRLGVKEFGGEQVTGGSILVRQRGTKFKAGINVGMGKDHTLFALIDGKVRFQDKGQSGRFIHIDPIEG encoded by the coding sequence ATGGCTCACAAAAAAGGCGTAGGTTCCAGCCGCAACGGTCGCGATTCCCACTCCCAGCGCCTCGGCGTGAAGGAATTCGGCGGTGAGCAGGTCACCGGCGGTTCCATCCTGGTCCGCCAGCGCGGCACCAAGTTCAAGGCCGGCATCAACGTCGGCATGGGCAAGGACCACACGCTGTTCGCCCTCATCGACGGCAAGGTCCGTTTCCAGGACAAGGGCCAGTCCGGCCGCTTCATCCACATCGATCCCATCGAGGGGTGA
- the rplU gene encoding 50S ribosomal protein L21, protein MYAIIKTGGKQYRVTEGDVLRVETLEQEPKQAVTFDQVLLIDNDGDLKVGKPTLAGATVEAEVITHDRAKKVIIFKKKRTTTYQRTQGHRQNFTEVRIKAIKG, encoded by the coding sequence ATGTACGCAATCATCAAGACCGGCGGGAAGCAGTACCGCGTCACCGAAGGCGACGTTCTCCGCGTGGAAACGCTGGAGCAGGAGCCCAAGCAGGCCGTCACCTTCGATCAGGTGCTCCTCATCGACAACGACGGCGACCTGAAGGTGGGCAAGCCCACTCTGGCCGGCGCCACGGTCGAGGCCGAGGTCATCACCCATGACCGCGCCAAGAAGGTGATCATCTTCAAGAAGAAGCGCACCACCACCTACCAGCGCACCCAGGGCCACCGCCAGAACTTCACCGAGGTCCGCATCAAGGCCATCAAGGGCTGA
- a CDS encoding TonB-dependent receptor produces MTVAILPALLQAALELSGVVLGPGGKPLAGAAVMVGTRQAQTDAKGRFTLPLDAPGPVEARISAPGMDSQTRMGQPGEPLLVLLVPAPQGAVVEVVEGSGYSSQEGATSTLSRLEIYTTPGAAADVMQAAKGLPGVSNASEGAELFVRGGKPEEVGIWLNGGHLTRPFHHPNTQGGIFSAVDTALVTRVDFIPGAFSARYGDALSAVLDISTDQPTPATTRTLLLTLPTQGFSAERPVGEGLLRASVRRSDPVLLDKWYGLASSFEESPLSHDAQLNWQQPLGSGRLVATGLFSQDHLATDVTIANLRDSYRNRSETHFGALQWNGTLGDRAGLSLSASEGRTHIVWSFNHWGIDQEERSRSARAELTVPFGERLTLEGGLDLDRGHVDPEGEVPFDLANWNPVAAARSFAYGFDTTRTGTYLTARFRLSPKWGLSLGGRQDRYGLEGETTHDFRGTLSCLIAEGITFRLAGGSFHQAPPASQIDPHAGNPDLRIMRATHALASLDAAWQGAAAWNLRLELYRKDYDRLVVEDPVARYLSTGRGYAQGADLLMKAALPGWRGWIGYGYLDTERKEDKQLAVGPAPTSVPHNLTAVSSHTLAPGWELAGTFRYASGSPVTPILGATPNPGGGWDPIEGAQYSDRLPVYRRVDVRLTHLFSLRGLNGVVFGEVMNLLARHNAAAYVYTPDFSERRVSESYFSRRILVAGLTLSW; encoded by the coding sequence ATGACCGTGGCGATCCTTCCCGCGCTCCTTCAAGCCGCCCTGGAACTCAGCGGGGTGGTCCTCGGCCCCGGGGGCAAGCCCCTGGCGGGCGCCGCCGTGATGGTGGGCACCCGTCAGGCCCAGACGGACGCCAAGGGCCGCTTCACCCTGCCCCTCGACGCGCCCGGCCCGGTGGAAGCCCGCATCAGCGCCCCCGGCATGGACAGCCAGACGCGCATGGGCCAGCCCGGCGAGCCTTTGCTCGTGCTCCTGGTGCCCGCGCCGCAGGGCGCCGTGGTCGAGGTGGTGGAGGGCAGCGGCTACAGCAGCCAGGAGGGCGCGACGTCCACCCTGTCCCGCCTGGAGATCTACACCACGCCCGGCGCCGCGGCCGATGTCATGCAGGCTGCCAAGGGCCTGCCCGGCGTGAGCAACGCCAGCGAAGGCGCCGAACTCTTCGTCCGGGGCGGCAAGCCGGAGGAGGTGGGCATCTGGCTCAACGGGGGCCACCTGACCCGCCCCTTCCACCACCCGAACACCCAGGGCGGCATCTTCTCCGCCGTGGACACGGCCCTGGTGACCCGCGTGGACTTCATTCCCGGCGCCTTCTCCGCCCGCTACGGGGACGCCCTCTCCGCCGTGCTCGACATCTCCACGGACCAGCCCACGCCGGCGACCACCCGCACCCTTCTGCTCACCCTTCCCACCCAGGGGTTCTCCGCCGAACGGCCCGTGGGCGAGGGGCTGCTGCGGGCGTCCGTGCGCCGGTCGGATCCCGTGCTGCTGGACAAGTGGTACGGCCTGGCTTCCTCCTTCGAGGAATCGCCCCTCTCCCACGATGCGCAGCTCAACTGGCAGCAGCCCCTGGGCAGCGGACGGCTGGTGGCCACCGGCCTCTTCTCCCAGGACCACCTGGCCACGGACGTCACCATCGCCAACCTCCGGGACAGCTACCGCAACCGGAGCGAAACCCACTTCGGCGCCCTGCAGTGGAACGGCACGCTGGGCGACCGCGCGGGGCTCTCCCTCTCCGCCTCCGAAGGGCGCACCCACATCGTCTGGAGCTTCAACCACTGGGGCATCGACCAGGAAGAGCGCAGCCGTTCGGCCCGGGCCGAACTGACCGTGCCCTTCGGCGAGCGGTTGACCCTGGAAGGCGGACTGGATCTGGATCGCGGCCACGTGGATCCCGAAGGCGAGGTCCCCTTCGACCTGGCCAACTGGAACCCGGTCGCCGCCGCCCGCAGCTTCGCCTACGGCTTCGACACCACCCGCACGGGAACCTACCTCACGGCCCGCTTCCGGCTCTCCCCGAAATGGGGACTGTCGCTGGGAGGACGCCAGGACCGCTACGGCCTGGAAGGGGAGACCACCCACGACTTCCGCGGCACCCTGTCCTGCCTGATCGCCGAAGGCATCACCTTCCGCCTGGCCGGGGGCAGCTTCCATCAGGCTCCCCCGGCCTCCCAGATCGACCCCCACGCCGGCAACCCCGACCTGCGGATCATGCGCGCCACCCATGCCCTGGCCTCGCTGGACGCGGCCTGGCAGGGCGCCGCGGCCTGGAACCTGAGGCTGGAGCTCTACCGCAAGGACTACGACCGCCTCGTGGTGGAGGATCCGGTGGCGCGCTACCTGTCCACCGGCCGGGGCTACGCCCAGGGCGCCGACCTGCTGATGAAGGCCGCCCTGCCCGGCTGGCGGGGGTGGATCGGCTACGGCTACCTGGACACCGAACGGAAGGAAGACAAGCAGCTCGCCGTGGGCCCGGCCCCCACCAGCGTCCCCCACAACCTCACGGCCGTCTCCAGCCATACATTGGCCCCCGGCTGGGAGCTGGCGGGGACCTTCCGCTACGCCAGCGGGTCCCCGGTGACGCCCATCCTGGGCGCCACCCCCAATCCCGGCGGCGGGTGGGATCCCATCGAAGGTGCCCAGTACTCCGATCGCCTGCCGGTCTATCGCCGGGTGGACGTCCGCCTGACCCACCTGTTCAGCCTTCGGGGCCTCAACGGCGTGGTCTTCGGCGAGGTCATGAACCTGCTGGCCCGCCACAACGCCGCCGCCTACGTCTACACCCCCGACTTCAGCGAACGGCGCGTCAGCGAAAGCTACTTCAGCCGGCGCATCCTCGTGGCGGGGCTCACCCTGAGCTGGTGA
- a CDS encoding LytTR family DNA-binding domain-containing protein: protein MPLRYLLIEDEPPARSRLKRLVAELDPTAECAGEAADGVAGLALLQSTPSDLLFLDIEFPPDGAFGLLRKARDLGLVLPPIAFVTAFDQHALEAFRWAACDYLLKPVERKRLAETLARTRPRATGLDLGVLMQALEAARRKDMPERFTVLVKGRILVLAWSQVSHLRTENRLLFVHTPQGRFVLDRSLDELEGLLAPRFFRTHRSAMVALEAIQELVPDPGGTGELRLQDGARVPVSRDRMSDLRARLGHA from the coding sequence ATGCCCCTCCGCTACCTCCTCATCGAGGACGAACCCCCCGCCCGGTCCCGCCTCAAGCGCCTGGTGGCGGAGCTGGATCCCACCGCCGAGTGCGCGGGCGAGGCCGCCGACGGCGTGGCCGGATTGGCGCTTCTGCAGAGCACGCCCTCCGACCTGCTCTTCCTGGACATCGAATTCCCGCCGGACGGCGCCTTCGGTCTGCTTCGGAAGGCACGCGACCTGGGGCTCGTCCTGCCGCCCATCGCCTTCGTCACCGCCTTCGACCAGCATGCCCTGGAGGCCTTCCGGTGGGCCGCCTGCGACTACCTGCTGAAGCCCGTGGAGCGGAAGCGCTTGGCGGAAACGCTGGCCCGCACCCGGCCCCGCGCGACGGGGCTGGATCTCGGCGTGCTCATGCAGGCCCTGGAAGCCGCCCGCCGCAAGGACATGCCCGAGCGCTTCACCGTGCTCGTGAAGGGCCGGATTCTCGTGCTGGCCTGGTCCCAGGTGAGCCACCTCCGCACGGAGAACCGCCTGCTCTTCGTTCATACGCCCCAGGGCCGCTTCGTGCTGGACCGCAGCCTCGACGAGCTCGAGGGCCTGCTGGCGCCCCGCTTCTTTCGCACCCACCGCTCGGCCATGGTGGCGCTGGAGGCCATTCAGGAGCTGGTGCCGGATCCCGGCGGCACCGGGGAACTCCGCCTCCAGGATGGGGCGCGCGTCCCCGTGAGCCGCGACCGGATGTCCGACCTGCGCGCCCGGCTCGGGCACGCCTGA